Proteins encoded together in one Chloroflexota bacterium window:
- a CDS encoding BMC domain-containing protein: protein MSDTALGLLEFDSIAVGIVAGDAMIKRAPLDGIRAGTVQPGKYLVLVSGEVAAVQEALDAGRQAGAAALRDELFLARVDRAVFAAIGGQRVDADGSALGIIETRTVPACISAADAGVKGAQVVLRELRLADGLGGKAFLLFSGEVSDVEAAVESGARAMPGAALVRRDVIASLHPEMNENLQADTRFGMRTRGTESW from the coding sequence ATGAGCGACACGGCCCTGGGTCTCCTCGAGTTCGACAGTATCGCCGTGGGAATCGTGGCCGGTGACGCGATGATCAAGCGCGCGCCGCTGGACGGCATTCGCGCCGGCACCGTGCAGCCCGGCAAATATCTCGTGCTCGTCAGCGGTGAGGTGGCCGCTGTCCAGGAAGCGCTTGATGCCGGCCGGCAGGCCGGTGCCGCCGCCTTGCGCGACGAGTTGTTCCTTGCCCGCGTGGACCGGGCTGTGTTTGCGGCGATCGGCGGGCAACGCGTCGATGCGGACGGCAGCGCGCTCGGCATCATCGAGACGCGCACCGTGCCCGCGTGCATCAGCGCCGCCGATGCGGGGGTCAAGGGCGCGCAGGTGGTATTGCGCGAGTTGCGCCTGGCCGACGGACTCGGCGGCAAGGCGTTCCTGCTCTTCAGCGGCGAGGTGTCCGACGTGGAAGCGGCGGTCGAGTCGGGTGCGCGCGCCATGCCGGGTGCCGCACTGGTACGCCGCGACGTGATAGCATCGCTGCACCCGGAAATGAACGAGAATCTGCAGGCCGACACGCGCTTCGGTATGCGTACGCGCGGCACGGAAAGCTGGTAG
- a CDS encoding EutN/CcmL family microcompartment protein, which translates to MILARVIGTLVATIKYKGLEGVKFLLVQPLDKHLQPKGDVVVAADAVAMAGVGELVYVVAGREAAVALPVKFVPVDHAIVGIVDDVQLASENA; encoded by the coding sequence ATGATTCTCGCGCGGGTCATTGGTACACTGGTGGCCACCATCAAGTACAAGGGACTGGAGGGCGTGAAGTTCTTACTTGTACAGCCCTTGGACAAACACCTGCAGCCCAAAGGCGACGTAGTGGTCGCTGCGGATGCGGTCGCGATGGCCGGCGTCGGCGAGCTTGTGTATGTGGTCGCCGGGCGCGAGGCGGCGGTCGCCCTCCCCGTCAAATTCGTGCCGGTGGATCACGCCATTGTCGGCATCGTCGACGACGTGCAACTGGCAAGTGAGAACGCATGA
- a CDS encoding EutN/CcmL family microcompartment protein, whose amino-acid sequence MRLARVAGTVVSTINTPALDDRTLLICDWLDPDGNALGGYVIAVDTVGAGAGETVLVLDEGNSARQVLGQADAPIRAIIVGIVDAVQRA is encoded by the coding sequence ATGAGACTCGCACGTGTGGCCGGCACCGTCGTGTCGACGATCAACACGCCGGCGCTGGATGATCGGACGCTGTTGATTTGCGACTGGCTCGATCCCGATGGCAATGCGCTGGGTGGCTATGTGATTGCCGTCGACACGGTCGGCGCCGGAGCCGGCGAAACGGTGCTCGTGCTCGATGAAGGCAACTCCGCGCGGCAGGTGCTCGGTCAGGCCGACGCGCCGATCCGTGCAATCATCGTTGGAATCGTGGATGCTGTGCAACGCGCGTGA
- a CDS encoding CSLREA domain-containing protein: MLIRQLARLSPRFVLLLIAGLCAAFAIAALALPPGLNAAPTAGEYTVDSTADLPDDDPSDGLCHSSNSHCTLRAAIMEVNFASIPHTITVPAGTYVLTRVGFDDTALVGDLDILQSVTIHGAGPGATIIDGNSALTGDRVFQIKVTAPNVTLNGMTIRNGRGPTGTLPTLLGGGIFREGDFAHGSNPLLRLSNVLLENNSAEDGGGLYNTGGLLELANTTVHANAVTNRGGGVFVGDANTIIRDSTVYSNSGYQGGGLAFSNAGTSQILRTELYSNTVQGYGGALSHSNTAADQNSTIVVQYSSIHNNHAGFNGGAIDDYASLSISRTVVNANTAGQYGGAIMVYQTYYPSKMIIVESTLSGNQSTWGGAVYYNDFAGATSVMRLINSTVSFNAAVHDGGGLYGIGSAHYALYNATIADNHSTRIGLGTARGGGVFLTTTATLTTANSLIANNGRTTGALSDPDDCYGTLYSYGYNLIRTTTNCTLGGLTTGEVLGLDPLLGPLPNNGGAATLSGQPAPARALLIGSPAIDMGNPAGCAGFNGSLLAHDQRGFMRSINGRCDIGAFEYSPYVLALPLIRR; encoded by the coding sequence ATGTTAATTCGCCAACTAGCCAGGCTCTCTCCGCGCTTCGTGTTGCTGCTGATCGCCGGCCTTTGTGCCGCCTTCGCCATCGCAGCCCTTGCGCTGCCGCCGGGTCTCAATGCGGCCCCAACCGCCGGCGAATATACCGTCGACAGCACCGCCGATCTGCCCGACGATGATCCGTCCGATGGCCTCTGCCACAGCTCCAACAGCCACTGCACCTTGCGCGCCGCAATCATGGAAGTCAATTTCGCCAGCATCCCGCACACCATCACGGTGCCGGCGGGCACATACGTGCTGACCCGTGTCGGCTTCGACGACACGGCGCTGGTTGGCGATCTCGACATACTCCAAAGCGTGACGATCCATGGCGCCGGGCCGGGCGCGACGATCATCGACGGCAACTCGGCCTTGACCGGCGATCGCGTCTTTCAGATCAAGGTGACCGCACCGAATGTTACGCTGAACGGCATGACCATCCGCAATGGCAGAGGCCCCACCGGCACCCTGCCAACCCTGCTTGGCGGTGGAATTTTCCGCGAGGGCGATTTTGCTCACGGTTCCAATCCGTTGCTGCGCCTGAGCAATGTGTTGCTTGAAAACAACAGCGCGGAAGATGGCGGCGGCCTCTACAATACCGGCGGCTTGCTCGAACTCGCCAACACGACCGTCCACGCCAATGCCGTCACAAATCGCGGCGGGGGTGTCTTTGTCGGCGACGCCAATACGATCATTCGCGATAGCACCGTCTACAGCAACAGCGGCTATCAGGGCGGCGGATTGGCTTTCTCCAACGCCGGCACCAGCCAAATCCTCCGCACTGAACTCTATTCAAACACAGTGCAAGGCTATGGCGGCGCACTTTCGCACAGCAACACGGCGGCCGACCAGAACAGCACCATTGTGGTGCAATACAGCAGCATACACAACAATCATGCTGGTTTCAATGGCGGTGCCATTGACGACTATGCATCGTTGAGCATATCGCGCACCGTCGTCAACGCCAACACAGCGGGACAGTACGGCGGCGCGATTATGGTTTACCAGACCTACTATCCCAGCAAGATGATCATTGTCGAAAGCACGCTCAGCGGCAACCAATCCACCTGGGGCGGCGCCGTTTACTACAACGACTTCGCCGGCGCAACGAGCGTTATGCGACTGATTAACAGCACCGTCAGCTTTAACGCCGCCGTGCACGACGGCGGCGGCTTGTATGGCATCGGCAGCGCGCATTACGCGCTGTACAACGCGACGATCGCCGACAACCATTCGACACGCATCGGCCTGGGCACGGCGCGCGGCGGCGGCGTGTTCTTGACCACCACTGCGACGCTTACCACGGCGAACAGTCTGATTGCCAACAACGGCCGCACCACCGGCGCGCTCTCCGACCCCGACGATTGTTACGGCACGCTCTACTCGTACGGCTATAACCTCATCAGGACGACCACCAACTGCACGCTCGGCGGGTTGACGACGGGCGAGGTGCTCGGCCTCGACCCGTTGCTCGGGCCACTGCCGAACAACGGCGGCGCGGCGACGTTAAGCGGGCAACCGGCGCCGGCGCGCGCGCTGCTGATTGGCAGTCCCGCTATCGATATGGGCAACCCGGCCGGCTGTGCCGGGTTCAATGGCTCGCTGCTCGCTCACGACCAACGCGGCTTCATGCGCAGTATCAACGGGCGCTGCGATATCGGTGCATTCGAGTATTCGCCGTACGTGCTCGCTCTGCCATTGATACGGCGATAG
- a CDS encoding CsbD family protein, protein MAANNDNLHPRWHELKGGLKHRWAKLTDDDISKMAGSQEELAFALRRRYGYAIGQAVMEINRWITDYDKDNPVRRRR, encoded by the coding sequence ATGGCTGCAAACAACGATAATCTGCATCCACGCTGGCACGAGCTCAAGGGCGGTCTCAAACACCGCTGGGCCAAACTGACGGATGACGATATTTCAAAAATGGCCGGTAGTCAGGAGGAACTCGCGTTCGCCCTGCGGCGACGCTACGGGTACGCAATCGGGCAGGCCGTGATGGAGATCAATCGATGGATTACCGACTACGATAAAGACAATCCGGTCAGGCGCCGCCGATAG
- a CDS encoding GlsB/YeaQ/YmgE family stress response membrane protein → MNPFSWMLIGLITGWLASQIVEGGQYGAVGDIVTGIVGALMGGYLSGILFGGQGNLDAAGAGLFTAGAGAISLIFIVHALSVRSRA, encoded by the coding sequence ATGAATCCATTTTCATGGATGTTGATTGGACTGATTACGGGTTGGCTCGCCAGCCAGATTGTCGAGGGAGGCCAGTACGGCGCGGTTGGGGATATTGTCACTGGTATTGTTGGCGCGCTGATGGGCGGATATCTGTCGGGCATCCTGTTTGGTGGACAGGGCAACCTGGATGCCGCCGGTGCGGGCCTGTTCACGGCCGGCGCAGGCGCCATATCACTGATCTTTATTGTGCATGCGCTATCTGTGCGCTCGCGTGCCTGA
- a CDS encoding GlsB/YeaQ/YmgE family stress response membrane protein: MPLTPGRIAWAIVIAVLGGFLAVVMFGGDYISGINVQTIVVAFLGAIVLIAILRALPGRSAV; the protein is encoded by the coding sequence TTGCCACTTACCCCGGGCCGAATCGCCTGGGCCATTGTGATCGCCGTGCTCGGCGGGTTCTTGGCCGTCGTCATGTTCGGCGGTGACTACATTTCGGGCATCAACGTCCAAACTATCGTCGTCGCCTTCCTGGGCGCCATTGTACTGATCGCCATTCTCCGTGCGCTGCCGGGGCGTTCGGCAGTATAG
- a CDS encoding YggT family protein, whose protein sequence is MSNEHEGNELSVDRQEETVVTQQPGYAATEQITTDSAAERRIRLYQAKRIFLTALGVLEILLGIRFVLHLIGANPASGFSQFISGLSGLFVGPFTGLVGTPTSGATTLEVTTLIAMAVYALLFWIVLRIVPIVVDRPSARTVSRSIHEQSPGIAGGVGTDRTTHTTIS, encoded by the coding sequence ATGTCAAACGAACATGAAGGTAATGAACTATCGGTCGATCGACAGGAAGAAACAGTGGTCACCCAGCAGCCGGGCTACGCGGCGACCGAACAAATCACGACCGATTCGGCGGCGGAGCGGCGGATCAGGTTGTACCAGGCCAAGCGAATCTTCTTGACGGCCCTTGGGGTGCTGGAGATCTTGCTCGGGATCCGGTTCGTGCTGCATCTGATTGGAGCTAACCCGGCCAGCGGCTTCTCACAGTTCATCTCCGGGCTGTCGGGGTTGTTCGTCGGGCCGTTCACCGGTCTCGTTGGGACGCCGACCTCCGGCGCGACCACGCTTGAAGTCACCACCCTGATCGCGATGGCCGTCTATGCGTTGCTGTTCTGGATCGTGCTGCGCATCGTCCCGATCGTGGTCGATCGGCCAAGCGCGCGCACGGTGTCGCGCTCGATTCACGAGCAGTCGCCGGGAATCGCGGGCGGCGTGGGCACCGATCGTACGACCCATACCACGATCAGCTAG
- a CDS encoding 4Fe-4S binding protein, whose amino-acid sequence MSTNLLQNRSLRRFLTSGLYPAVFQAVTAAVFVVIMFQLVLGPAAAHSNFGTAMTWVLWWPLIPIIFVVLGRFWCAICPFGTLSDLVQKYVGNNRPVPEFLKKYGIWIIDALFILITWADHVWGIVESPWGSGMLLLGLTTGVVVSGAFWQRRTWCRYLCFLGGLAGNYARAGMIALRADPAVCAKCKSRAVCFNGNEKGPGCPMFEFPRLMESNASCNLCAACVKTCPNDAIQITLRPPTKELWFVRKPKFEEAFLAIVIMGIVFVQNVTMLEVWNSLLQQLQQITRTDNYAVNFTITFIIAMGLPVTLFGLAALVARRFNDESVVVNLTKFGYAIIPLDIAGHIAHNLYHLLAEGKAVGFTALEMFGQQVDTASAALVPIPAIQVMQYGLIVLGALASLYAVYAISKNHYGQRRQRGALISYAALVAVLFGINVWLFTLPMAMRM is encoded by the coding sequence ATGAGCACCAATCTATTACAGAATCGATCGCTGCGCCGGTTCCTGACGAGCGGTCTGTACCCCGCCGTGTTTCAGGCCGTCACGGCCGCGGTGTTTGTTGTTATCATGTTTCAGTTGGTCCTGGGTCCCGCAGCGGCTCACAGCAATTTTGGCACCGCCATGACCTGGGTGCTCTGGTGGCCGCTGATCCCGATCATCTTCGTCGTGCTCGGACGCTTCTGGTGCGCGATCTGCCCCTTCGGGACGTTGAGCGATCTGGTGCAGAAATACGTCGGCAACAACCGGCCCGTTCCCGAGTTTTTGAAGAAGTACGGCATCTGGATCATCGACGCGCTGTTCATTCTGATTACGTGGGCCGATCACGTGTGGGGCATCGTCGAGAGCCCCTGGGGTTCGGGCATGCTGCTGCTGGGTCTCACCACCGGCGTCGTGGTATCGGGTGCGTTCTGGCAGCGCCGCACCTGGTGCCGCTACCTGTGCTTCCTGGGTGGCCTGGCCGGCAACTACGCGCGCGCCGGCATGATCGCCCTGCGCGCCGATCCGGCGGTCTGCGCCAAGTGCAAGTCGCGGGCAGTCTGCTTCAATGGAAACGAGAAAGGGCCGGGCTGCCCGATGTTCGAGTTCCCGCGCCTGATGGAGAGCAACGCCAGTTGCAACCTGTGCGCGGCCTGCGTCAAGACTTGCCCCAACGATGCCATTCAGATCACACTGCGGCCACCCACCAAAGAGCTGTGGTTTGTGCGCAAGCCGAAGTTTGAAGAAGCGTTCCTGGCGATCGTCATCATGGGCATCGTCTTTGTCCAGAACGTAACGATGCTCGAAGTCTGGAATTCGCTACTGCAGCAGTTGCAGCAGATCACGCGCACCGACAACTACGCGGTGAACTTCACGATCACCTTTATCATTGCGATGGGGTTGCCGGTCACACTGTTCGGCCTGGCGGCCCTGGTCGCGCGCCGGTTTAACGATGAATCGGTCGTCGTCAACCTGACCAAGTTTGGCTACGCGATCATCCCGCTGGATATCGCCGGCCACATTGCGCACAACCTGTACCACCTGCTGGCCGAGGGCAAAGCGGTTGGGTTCACCGCGCTGGAGATGTTTGGACAGCAGGTGGATACGGCGTCGGCGGCGCTGGTTCCCATTCCGGCCATTCAGGTCATGCAGTATGGCCTCATCGTGCTGGGTGCACTGGCGTCGCTGTATGCCGTGTACGCGATCAGCAAGAACCATTACGGGCAGCGCCGGCAGCGAGGCGCCCTGATTTCCTACGCGGCCCTGGTCGCGGTATTGTTTGGTATCAACGTCTGGTTGTTTACCCTCCCGATGGCGATGCGTATGTAA
- a CDS encoding SHOCT domain-containing protein: MMGFGMMGGLGFGMPIMGGLFMLGLPILFIAGLIWLVSTITRGNGAQLQTGTTQLAPQAPLDILKARYARGEINKQQFDEMRRHLAE, from the coding sequence ATGATGGGCTTTGGTATGATGGGCGGGCTAGGCTTTGGCATGCCGATCATGGGCGGGCTATTCATGCTTGGCCTGCCGATCCTGTTCATCGCGGGCCTGATCTGGCTGGTCTCCACAATAACGCGCGGCAACGGTGCCCAGCTACAGACTGGCACTACTCAACTAGCGCCGCAGGCCCCGCTCGACATTCTGAAGGCACGCTATGCGCGCGGCGAGATCAACAAACAGCAGTTCGACGAGATGCGCCGGCACCTGGCCGAATAG
- a CDS encoding cupredoxin domain-containing protein has translation MIKQVAAGVVIGVGMALAVMLGVGVVQAQGPSPSGITAEQMKPLHEAMHGAGSWDSMVQQMEQAFGANWFDQMHNSGMMNGQGHMGAGAGGMMGGGYGGMMGGGYGGMMGRGSGSVPTAVPDDNRPVDQTIELVAQNLRYQPVRVTLKAGQTVRLVVTNRDAFAHNLVGKEAGIAERVIAGGTTQSLVWTAPTRTGTYRVQCTYHPGMTIDLVVE, from the coding sequence ATGATTAAGCAAGTGGCAGCCGGCGTCGTCATCGGGGTAGGCATGGCGCTCGCGGTAATGCTGGGCGTCGGCGTGGTGCAGGCCCAGGGGCCGTCGCCTTCAGGGATCACAGCCGAGCAGATGAAGCCGCTGCACGAGGCGATGCATGGCGCCGGCAGTTGGGATAGCATGGTGCAGCAGATGGAGCAGGCGTTCGGCGCCAACTGGTTCGATCAGATGCACAACAGCGGCATGATGAATGGCCAGGGGCATATGGGCGCCGGGGCGGGCGGCATGATGGGCGGCGGATATGGCGGCATGATGGGTGGTGGATACGGAGGCATGATGGGCCGGGGCAGCGGGTCCGTGCCGACGGCTGTACCCGATGATAACCGGCCCGTCGACCAGACGATCGAGTTGGTGGCTCAGAATCTGCGCTACCAGCCTGTGCGCGTCACGCTGAAAGCCGGGCAGACCGTGCGCCTGGTCGTCACCAACCGCGACGCGTTCGCGCACAATCTGGTCGGCAAGGAGGCCGGCATCGCCGAGCGTGTCATCGCCGGTGGCACGACCCAGAGCCTGGTTTGGACGGCGCCCACGCGAACCGGTACCTACCGCGTGCAGTGTACGTATCACCCCGGCATGACGATAGACTTGGTGGTTGAGTAG
- a CDS encoding TlpA family protein disulfide reductase, whose product MQIRIKQLAFATAIAVVLLLGTLFAFGLRTSASGPLSEGAAPDFAFKPFDGAPLKLSDLRGKVVVANIWASWCIPCKDEAPLLERTWRAYRERGVVFLGVDYVDTESAARAFIKQFDITYLNGPDTASTISRAFRARGVPETYFIDRRGVIARTVIGPITESDLRNTLESLLADRR is encoded by the coding sequence ATGCAGATTCGCATCAAACAACTTGCGTTTGCGACAGCGATAGCGGTGGTGCTTTTGCTGGGGACGCTCTTCGCGTTCGGCTTGCGCACCAGTGCGTCGGGGCCGTTGAGTGAGGGGGCTGCGCCTGATTTTGCCTTCAAGCCGTTCGACGGCGCGCCGCTCAAGCTGTCTGACCTAAGGGGCAAGGTGGTGGTGGCCAACATCTGGGCCTCGTGGTGCATCCCGTGCAAAGATGAGGCCCCGCTGCTGGAGCGCACCTGGCGCGCCTACCGCGAACGCGGCGTCGTGTTCCTGGGCGTGGACTACGTCGACACGGAGTCGGCGGCGCGTGCGTTTATCAAGCAGTTCGATATCACGTACCTGAACGGGCCGGATACAGCGTCGACGATCTCGCGGGCATTCCGGGCGCGTGGCGTGCCGGAAACGTACTTTATCGACCGGCGCGGGGTGATTGCTCGCACTGTGATCGGGCCGATTACGGAGTCCGATTTGCGAAACACACTTGAGAGCTTGTTGGCCGATCGTCGTTAA